GGCAGGACAGGCAAGCGCAAGCTGGAAGGGCAGTTTTGCGGCGGCATTTATCCAGGAGTTCGCTATATTGTTTCCGTCACCGATATAAGCAATCTTCAGACCTTCATATCCTTCCTTTTTCTCTATAAGAGTAAAAAGATCACTCAATATCTGACATGGATGCAGAAGGTCCGTCAAACCATTTATGACAGGGATAGTCGCACATCTGGCAAATTCATCAACCAGCTCCTGAGAAAATGTTCTTATCATAACGCCATTTAAATATCCGGACATTATCATTGCAGTATCAGCAACGGTCTCACCCCTTCCCAGCTGTATGTCGCTCATATTGAGAAATATGGCTATTCCTCCTAACTGATACATGCCCACCTCAAAAGAAAGTCTCGTCCTCGTAGACGATTTTTCAAATATCATACCAAGGGTCTTTCCTCTCAAAGGTGTATATGGCTCCCCGTAAATGAGCATTTTTTTCAATCTTTCGGCCCTTTCAAATATCTCATCAAAAGCAGCTTTCTCAAGATCGTAAATACTTAAAAGGTCTTTTCCCATCAGTCCCCCATCACCTCATCAAGCACATTAACGGCCATGTCAATATCCTCCGCTGTTACAATCAACGGAGGGACAAACCTCAATATGTTTCCACATGTGCAATTTATCAATAACCCTTTGTCCATGCATTTTTTTACAACATCTTCGCCTTCGACAGAAAGCTCCATGCCAATTATTAAACCCCTTCCCCTCACTTCCTTGATGATTGAGTGGTTTTTTTTAAGTTCATTTAATTTCTCCAATAAGTAAGATCCTGTCTTTTTACAATTTTCAAGCACACCTTCTTTAAGCAATACCTCCATTACTGCGAGTCCCGCGGCCATTCCCAGCGGATTGCCCCCAAAGGTAGAAGCATGGCTTCCCGGCACGAAAGCGGCGGCAACCCTGTCGGTCGCCAGCATTGCCCCCACAGGAAACCCATTTCCCATGGCCTTTGCCAATGTCATAATATCTGGTTCAATACCGTAATTTTCATAAGCGAACAGACTCCCCGTACGTCCCATACCCACCTGAACCTCATCCAGTATTAAAAGAAGGTCATTATCGTTGCAAATTTTCCTGACTCCCCGGAGGTAATCGTTATCGGGAATCCGTATCCCTCCCTCTGCCTGGATTGGCTCTAACATAATCCCGCATGTCTTTTCCGTTATGGCATGTTCCAGGGCAGAAAGATCGTTAAATGGGACATACTTGAATCCTCCCGGCAACGGTGCAAATCCCTCCTGAAACTTTTTCTGTCCTGTTGCCGTAATAGTTGCCAGCGTTCGGCCATGAAAGGAATCAATCATGGTGATTATCTCATATCTGTCCCCGCCCATATTTTCATGGCCATATTTCCGGGCAAGTTTAATCGCCGCCTCATTGGCCTCCGCGCCACTATTACAGAAAAAGACCTTGTCAGCAAAGGAGTTTTCAACCAGGAGTCTGGCAAGACCAATCTGCGGTTCAATATAATAGAGATTTGAAACATGGGTAAGAATCTCCACCTGTTTCTTGATTGCTTCTACCACCTTGAAATTGGAATGGCCAAGACTGCAAACAGCAATCCCGGCAACAAAATCGAGATACTCTTTCCCGTCACTGTCCCAGACCTTCACTCCCGAACCCTTCACCAAAACTATCGGAATACGCCTGTAAGTCTCCATTATGCTTTTATCCGAGAGTGCTATCAGTTCTTCAGTTGTCATCCTGTTATTTCCCTTTATATGAAATCCGCCCTTACAAAAGGATTTCTGTTCCTATACCCTCGTCGGTAAAAATTTCCAGAAGAATGGAATGTTTCAGACGTCCATCAATGATATGAGCTTTTTTTGTGCCACTTTTCAGTGCTTTAAGGCAAGATTTAACCTTTGGATACATACCTCCCTCAATGACACCCGTCTCAATTAACTTCTCTACCTCATCGCAACTCATGGTATTTATAAGTTGACCTTCCGCATCCAGGACACCTTTTACATCCGTCAGCAAAATGAGCTTTTCTGCCTGTAAGGCTGCCGCAACTTCACCGGCAACGATATCGGCATTGATGTTATAGGTTTCACCACCATCCCCCACACCGATAGGCGCTATAACAGGAATGAATCCTTCATTCGCCAGTAATACGACAAGATTAGTATTAAGTTTCTTAACCTTGCCCACGAGTCCCAGATCTATAATTTCAGGCGGCGTATCCTTTGCCTTGTCGGCACTCAAAAAATATTTCTCTGCCTGAATAAGATTACCGTCTTTGCCGGTAAGACCAACAGCATTACCTCCGTGATGATTGATGAGGCCCACAATTTCTTTATTCACATTACCGGCAAGGACCATTTCTACGACACTCATGGTTTCCTCATCCGTCACTCTCATTCCCTGGACAAATTTCGAGTCTTTACCAAGCTTTTTTAAAAGATTCCCTATCTGAGGACCTCCACCATGCACCACCACTGGATTGATCCCTACATATTTCATCATAACGACATCCATGGCGAACATCTCTTTCAATGACTCATCCACCATGGCATGACCACCATATTTAATGACAACGGTCTTATTACAAAAACGGCGTATATAAGGCAGGGCCTCTAAAAGAATAGCTGCCCTCTCCATTGATTTTTCAACGTTATCCATCTCTCACCTTTTCATATTCCAACTTTGAACTTTAAACTTTGAACTCGAAACTCTTAAAGTATATATCTGCTCAGGTCTTCATCTTCCACTATATCATCCAACTTTTTCTTGACGTAATTTGCATCAATTATCACTTCTTTTTCACTCATATCAGGGGCATCAAAAGAAATTTCATCAAGAAGTGTCTCCATAATAGTATAAAGCCTTCTGGCTCCTATATTCTCTGTCCTTTCATTGACAATGGTGGCAATCTCAGCAATCTCAGCAACAGCTTCATCCTTGAAAACAATCTTTACGCCCTCTGTTGCCATCATCTCAACATATTGTTTTACAAGAGCATTATGAGGTTCAGTAAGTATTCTTATCAAATCCTCCTTACCGAGAGAATCCAGTTCCACCCTTATAGGGAATCGCCCCTGAAGTTCTGGAACAAGATCAGATGGCTTGGAGGCGCTAAAGGCCCCGGCAGCAATAAAAAGAATATGATCCGTCTTCACCATGCCATATCTGGTATTTACAGTAGATCCCTCCACAATCGGCAGAAGATCCCTTTGAACACCCTCTCTTGAAACATCGGGACCATATGTGGAGCCACTACCAACAATTTTATCGATCTCATCTAAAAATATAATGCCTGACTGTTCCACCCTCTCTATAGCCGTTTTGGTAACCTTATCCATATCCACCATTCTCTGAGCTTCTTCCTCAGCCAGAATCTCCATTGCCTCAGGAACCTTAACATTCCTTTTCTTCTTCTTCTGGGGAAATATGTTTCCGAACATCTCTTTTATGTTAAAACCCATATCCTCAACTCCCGAAGAGGAAAACACTTCAATGACCGGACCGCTCTTGCTCTCAGACACCTCTAAATCGACGGTACGATCATCCAGTTTGCCTCTTCGAAGAAGCTGGCGAAGCTTCTCACGGGTAGTGTCTTCTTGTTCAATCTGTTTGTACTCATGCGGCTTTGAATCATCACCGGGAAGAATGTCTTCAACCTTCTTTTCCACCGGTTTTCGTGGAAGAAGAATATCCAGAATTCTTTCTTCAGCAACCTCTGCTGCCTTGGTTTTAACGCCTTCCTGTTCTTCCAATTTAACCATATTTACGGCCAGCTCCACAAGGTCGCGAATCATTGACTCAACATCTCTGCCGACATAACCAACCTCCGTAAATTTTGAGGCTTCAATCTTTAAAAAAGGAGATTTGTCAAGCTTGGCCAACCTTCGAGCTATTTCTGTTTTTCCAACTCCGGTCGGTCCTATCATTATAATATTTTTAGGAAATATTTCCTCCCCAAGTTCTTCAGGAACATTCTGACGCCTCCATCTGTTACGCAGTGCTATGGCAACGGCCCTCTTGGCATCACCCTGGCCGATTATGTATCTATCCAGCTCTGAAACAATTTCCCTTGGTGTTAGTGTTTTTGATGGCATATATTCTCCTCACTATCGTTCGAGTTTAGAGTTTCGAGTTCAGAGTTCAAAGTTCAAGTCTGATGTTCTCTCTCTATTTCTTGTTTCTGCCCTCTTCTTCTACAGTATCAATCTCTTCAATCGTTATATTATCATTTGTATAGATGCATATACCGGAAGCAATCTTCATCGCCTCTCTGGCTATCTCTGTTGAACTCAGATCCGAATATCTTACGAGTGCACGAGCCGCTGCCAGTGCGTAAGGTCCACCAGAACCAATCGCCATTACATTATCATCAGATTCAATGACATCTCCATTACCAGATATAATTAGAAAATGTTTTTCGCTCACTGCTATCATCAGTGCTTCCAGATGCCTGAGAACCCTGTCCGTTCTCCAGTCTTTGGTCAACTCAACCGCCGCTCTCAAGAGATTCCCGCTGTGCTGTTCCAGCTTTTGATCAAATCTGTCAAAAAGAGTAAACGCATCGGCAGTCGCCCCGGCAAATCCAACAACAACCTTATTATTATACAGCCTTCGAACCTTTCTGGCACTATGTTTCATTATAATAGTATCTAAAGTAACCTGTCCATCTCCGGCAACCGTTACTTTTCCCTTATGTCTCAACGCTATGATTGTAGTTCCTCTTATGTTCATTTACCCTCCTCTGGCCTTGGGATGAGCTTTGTCGTACACTTCCATCAGCCTGTTTACACTCACGGACGTATACTTCTGTGTTGTGGAAAGGCTCTCATGACCAAGAAGCTCCTGAATAATCCTGAGATCCGCACCCGCATCCATCAGATGAGTGGCAAATGTATGTCTTAACGTATGAGGGCCAATTTTCCTGTTAATTCCGCTCATACGGACATACTTATCTATGATTCTTCCCACGCTCCTCGGCGTTAATCTTGTACCGATCCTGCTGACAAAAAGTGGTTTTTTAATATGAGCCTCGACTTTTTTCTTTGTCAGTTCACCTCTTCTCTCAATATAGTTATTAACAGCAGTTAGTGCAGGGGTACCCACAGGAACTATTCTTTCCTTCTTTCCCTTTCCCCTGACCAACATCTGGGATTGTGTAAAATCTATGTCATCGATGTTTAACCCGGTAAGTTCACTGACGCGTACACCTGACGAATATAACAGCTCCATCATCGCCCTGTCCCTGAGTCCGGGCGCGTCCTGTTTAAACTTCACATCCAGAAGAGAAAACATCTGATCCACCGTAAGAAAGGCAGGCAAGTATTTGTCGGCCTGAGGTGCTTGAACCATTTCGGCGGGATTATTACTAATTCTCCCCTCTCGAAGCAGATATTTAAAAAACGATCTTAGTGTTGCAACCTTCCTCGATATAGTAACTTTCTTAATCTTTCTCCGGTAGAGAGACCCTAAAAATGCCCTTATGACAAGGTGATCAATACCAACAAACCCCTCACCGCTTTCTCCTGCAGATATATTGTTTCTCTCCAGATATTCCTTGAACTGCCTTAAATCGGCCAGATAATTCCTCCTGGTGTGTGGAGAAAGATTCCTCACAACCTTCATGTGAACTTCAAAATCTCTTATTGCTTTCTCCATGAATTTATCCTGCCATTACTTTGGTCCAAAAAAATAACAGCCATGAAAACGCACACTCCGTGTTTTCATGGCGAAGAACAATCAGTCCGCGACATTCC
This Syntrophales bacterium DNA region includes the following protein-coding sequences:
- the hslV gene encoding ATP-dependent protease subunit HslV → MNIRGTTIIALRHKGKVTVAGDGQVTLDTIIMKHSARKVRRLYNNKVVVGFAGATADAFTLFDRFDQKLEQHSGNLLRAAVELTKDWRTDRVLRHLEALMIAVSEKHFLIISGNGDVIESDDNVMAIGSGGPYALAAARALVRYSDLSSTEIAREAMKIASGICIYTNDNITIEEIDTVEEEGRNKK
- the xerC gene encoding tyrosine recombinase XerC translates to MEKAIRDFEVHMKVVRNLSPHTRRNYLADLRQFKEYLERNNISAGESGEGFVGIDHLVIRAFLGSLYRRKIKKVTISRKVATLRSFFKYLLREGRISNNPAEMVQAPQADKYLPAFLTVDQMFSLLDVKFKQDAPGLRDRAMMELLYSSGVRVSELTGLNIDDIDFTQSQMLVRGKGKKERIVPVGTPALTAVNNYIERRGELTKKKVEAHIKKPLFVSRIGTRLTPRSVGRIIDKYVRMSGINRKIGPHTLRHTFATHLMDAGADLRIIQELLGHESLSTTQKYTSVSVNRLMEVYDKAHPKARGG
- the argB gene encoding acetylglutamate kinase produces the protein MDNVEKSMERAAILLEALPYIRRFCNKTVVIKYGGHAMVDESLKEMFAMDVVMMKYVGINPVVVHGGGPQIGNLLKKLGKDSKFVQGMRVTDEETMSVVEMVLAGNVNKEIVGLINHHGGNAVGLTGKDGNLIQAEKYFLSADKAKDTPPEIIDLGLVGKVKKLNTNLVVLLANEGFIPVIAPIGVGDGGETYNINADIVAGEVAAALQAEKLILLTDVKGVLDAEGQLINTMSCDEVEKLIETGVIEGGMYPKVKSCLKALKSGTKKAHIIDGRLKHSILLEIFTDEGIGTEILL
- the hslU gene encoding ATP-dependent protease ATPase subunit HslU, coding for MPSKTLTPREIVSELDRYIIGQGDAKRAVAIALRNRWRRQNVPEELGEEIFPKNIIMIGPTGVGKTEIARRLAKLDKSPFLKIEASKFTEVGYVGRDVESMIRDLVELAVNMVKLEEQEGVKTKAAEVAEERILDILLPRKPVEKKVEDILPGDDSKPHEYKQIEQEDTTREKLRQLLRRGKLDDRTVDLEVSESKSGPVIEVFSSSGVEDMGFNIKEMFGNIFPQKKKKRNVKVPEAMEILAEEEAQRMVDMDKVTKTAIERVEQSGIIFLDEIDKIVGSGSTYGPDVSREGVQRDLLPIVEGSTVNTRYGMVKTDHILFIAAGAFSASKPSDLVPELQGRFPIRVELDSLGKEDLIRILTEPHNALVKQYVEMMATEGVKIVFKDEAVAEIAEIATIVNERTENIGARRLYTIMETLLDEISFDAPDMSEKEVIIDANYVKKKLDDIVEDEDLSRYIL
- a CDS encoding acetylornithine transaminase encodes the protein MTTEELIALSDKSIMETYRRIPIVLVKGSGVKVWDSDGKEYLDFVAGIAVCSLGHSNFKVVEAIKKQVEILTHVSNLYYIEPQIGLARLLVENSFADKVFFCNSGAEANEAAIKLARKYGHENMGGDRYEIITMIDSFHGRTLATITATGQKKFQEGFAPLPGGFKYVPFNDLSALEHAITEKTCGIMLEPIQAEGGIRIPDNDYLRGVRKICNDNDLLLILDEVQVGMGRTGSLFAYENYGIEPDIMTLAKAMGNGFPVGAMLATDRVAAAFVPGSHASTFGGNPLGMAAGLAVMEVLLKEGVLENCKKTGSYLLEKLNELKKNHSIIKEVRGRGLIIGMELSVEGEDVVKKCMDKGLLINCTCGNILRFVPPLIVTAEDIDMAVNVLDEVMGD
- the argF gene encoding ornithine carbamoyltransferase, whose product is MGKDLLSIYDLEKAAFDEIFERAERLKKMLIYGEPYTPLRGKTLGMIFEKSSTRTRLSFEVGMYQLGGIAIFLNMSDIQLGRGETVADTAMIMSGYLNGVMIRTFSQELVDEFARCATIPVINGLTDLLHPCQILSDLFTLIEKKEGYEGLKIAYIGDGNNIANSWINAAAKLPFQLALACPAGYDPDKTILKRGVREGEVTLYRDPYEAVKDADVIYTDVWASMGQEDEHDKRVKEFKNYQVNEALVGCAKDDVIIMHCLPAHRGEEITDNVIDGPLSVVIDQAENRLHVQKAIMEILMAK